A single genomic interval of Aureliella helgolandensis harbors:
- a CDS encoding SRPBCC family protein, which produces MKKSETDNIEKAIEIAAPLERVWKAVTDYREFGQWFHVNLESEFAVGERTAGQVSHPGFEHVRMEVITTAIEPMTYFAFQWHPHAVNTDVDYTHEPLTLVEFRFRSNGNGTSLQIIESGFDALPPGRRDEAFRMNEKGWEGQIKNIARHVATHE; this is translated from the coding sequence ATGAAGAAATCAGAAACTGACAATATTGAGAAGGCAATCGAGATTGCGGCACCGCTCGAACGCGTTTGGAAAGCGGTCACAGACTATCGCGAATTCGGCCAATGGTTCCACGTGAACTTGGAAAGCGAGTTTGCCGTTGGGGAAAGAACAGCGGGACAAGTCTCGCATCCTGGATTTGAGCATGTGCGGATGGAGGTGATCACCACAGCGATTGAACCGATGACTTACTTCGCTTTTCAGTGGCACCCACACGCCGTCAACACGGATGTCGACTACACACACGAACCACTCACTCTCGTGGAGTTTCGATTCCGTTCAAACGGCAACGGCACATCGCTGCAAATCATCGAATCTGGCTTCGACGCTTTGCCGCCGGGACGTCGCGATGAAGCATTCCGAATGAACGAAAAAGGTTGGGAGGGGCAAATCAAGAATATTGCTCGCCATGTTGCTACCCATGAATAA
- a CDS encoding methyltransferase domain-containing protein — translation MTVNNGKPNKAVESSVYDRYAAAAQQVEPALCCPVEYAADFLSVIPDEVIERDYGCGDPTPYVEPGDTVLDLGSGGGKLCFIAAQVVGESGRVIGVDCNREMLTLARSAAPKVAERVGFSNVEFRYGMIQDLELDLARLESELTKHPVKDSDDFLRLRHLQEHLRSEHPLVASDSIDCVVSNCVLNLVRQQDRTQLFAELFRVLRRGGRAAISDIVSDETVPEEMKHDPQLWSGCLSGAFREDEFLQAFEEAGFHGIEVAKRAKAPWQTINGIEFRSVTVVAYKGKQGPCLERNQAVVYRGPFKKVEDDDGHLYRRGERMAVCDKTFQLLGQKPYQGMFDAIEPLSQVPLADAEPFDCRRSKLRHPHESKGIDYRATTESQGPCCGSDSDCC, via the coding sequence ATGACGGTAAACAACGGAAAACCGAACAAAGCGGTGGAATCTAGCGTCTATGACCGCTACGCTGCTGCTGCGCAGCAAGTTGAACCAGCCCTCTGCTGCCCCGTCGAATACGCCGCAGATTTCCTGTCAGTCATTCCCGATGAAGTCATCGAGCGCGACTATGGGTGCGGGGATCCAACGCCTTACGTTGAGCCTGGGGATACGGTTTTGGATCTCGGATCGGGAGGTGGGAAGCTATGCTTCATTGCAGCCCAAGTCGTCGGTGAATCTGGTCGCGTCATTGGTGTGGATTGCAACCGCGAAATGTTGACCTTGGCCCGTAGTGCGGCTCCTAAGGTGGCCGAGCGAGTAGGGTTTAGCAACGTTGAGTTTCGCTACGGGATGATCCAAGACCTCGAGTTGGACCTGGCCAGGCTTGAATCCGAGCTGACGAAACACCCAGTCAAAGATTCTGACGACTTTCTTCGCCTACGGCACCTGCAAGAGCACTTGCGTAGCGAACATCCATTGGTCGCAAGCGACTCGATCGACTGTGTTGTTTCCAACTGTGTCCTCAATTTGGTTCGTCAACAAGACCGCACGCAATTGTTCGCAGAGCTCTTTCGTGTACTACGACGCGGAGGACGGGCTGCCATCAGCGATATTGTTTCCGACGAGACGGTGCCGGAGGAAATGAAGCATGATCCCCAACTCTGGTCAGGCTGTTTGTCGGGAGCCTTTCGCGAAGACGAGTTCCTGCAGGCTTTCGAAGAAGCTGGGTTTCACGGCATCGAAGTGGCCAAGCGGGCAAAGGCTCCTTGGCAGACCATCAACGGAATTGAGTTTCGTTCGGTGACCGTGGTAGCCTACAAGGGCAAGCAAGGCCCCTGCTTGGAGCGAAACCAAGCTGTCGTTTACCGCGGTCCGTTCAAGAAGGTTGAAGACGACGATGGACATCTCTATCGCCGTGGGGAGCGAATGGCCGTTTGCGACAAGACGTTTCAATTGCTCGGACAAAAGCCCTACCAAGGCATGTTTGATGCAATCGAACCGCTTAGCCAAGTTCCGTTGGCCGACGCCGAGCCTTTTGATTGCCGAAGATCCAAGCTTCGCCACCCCCACGAATCCAAGGGAATCGACTATCGCGCTACGACCGAGTCTCAAGGGCCGTGCTGTGGAAGCGACTCGGATTGCTGTTAG
- a CDS encoding DUF1559 family PulG-like putative transporter gives MSWSNCYCQPYTQHPKDARGMSCSNNSRQLGIASHN, from the coding sequence GTGTCCTGGTCGAACTGCTATTGCCAGCCGTATACGCAGCATCCCAAAGATGCGCGCGGCATGTCCTGCAGCAATAACTCGCGGCAGTTGGGAATCGCTTCGCACAACTAG
- a CDS encoding YciI family protein: MKYVCLGYIEEAALGSLSEAETQRMLEECFQYDDELRRGGHVVGGEALDSSRNAITLRMKNGQVDVMEGPYAETKEVLGGILLLEARDLNHAIALMSKHPGVKMGPFEIRPADEEINKLIAERDAVFSNKDN, encoded by the coding sequence ATGAAATATGTCTGTTTGGGCTATATCGAGGAAGCAGCTTTGGGTTCGTTGTCGGAAGCCGAGACGCAGCGGATGTTGGAGGAGTGTTTTCAGTATGACGACGAATTACGCAGAGGCGGGCATGTTGTGGGCGGCGAGGCTCTAGATTCGTCTCGCAATGCCATCACCCTGCGGATGAAGAACGGCCAAGTCGACGTGATGGAAGGGCCCTACGCAGAAACGAAGGAAGTGCTCGGTGGTATTCTTTTGCTGGAAGCCCGAGATTTGAACCACGCCATTGCCCTGATGTCGAAGCATCCGGGAGTGAAGATGGGGCCGTTTGAAATTCGTCCCGCTGACGAAGAGATCAACAAGTTAATTGCGGAACGGGATGCAGTATTCAGTAACAAGGATAATTGA
- a CDS encoding inorganic phosphate transporter has translation MSLFQMLTVLILVVACLAYANGANDNFKGVATLLGSGTANFNKAILWATGCTLAGSIVAIALAGALLKTFSGKGLVDEALVDQAGFAAAVALGAALTVLIATRLGLPVSTTHGLLGALLGAGLAAGSSIAIPTLLSAFVVPLLVSPVLAIAATIAIYPLLRLLRRRLKINAHTCLCVGKQVVETVAVGDAAQLALRHEALTVTHGDSLHCRSQYSGSVLGIEADSTLNAMHYLSSGVVSFARGLNDTPKMAALLLVTPAIDSISALALVGTAIAIGGFLNGRRVAETMSHKITAMNHGQGFTANLLTGIIVIGASRFGMPVSTTHVSCGTLFGIGSVTGSANRKVILSIFGAWIITLPLGAILGSLTWILLGLAS, from the coding sequence ATGAGTCTCTTCCAGATGTTAACCGTGTTGATCTTAGTCGTAGCCTGCCTAGCATATGCCAATGGAGCTAACGATAACTTTAAGGGAGTTGCCACGCTCCTGGGCAGCGGTACTGCGAATTTTAACAAAGCGATCCTATGGGCGACGGGATGTACGTTAGCCGGTTCGATCGTCGCCATAGCTCTAGCCGGGGCTTTATTGAAAACCTTCAGTGGTAAAGGGCTCGTAGACGAAGCCCTGGTCGACCAGGCGGGCTTCGCTGCAGCTGTTGCTTTGGGGGCTGCATTGACTGTCTTGATTGCAACACGCCTGGGCTTGCCCGTCTCAACGACGCACGGACTCCTGGGCGCTTTGTTGGGTGCCGGCTTGGCAGCAGGCTCGTCGATCGCGATTCCTACGCTACTTTCTGCCTTCGTGGTTCCGCTGCTCGTCAGTCCTGTCCTGGCTATCGCAGCAACAATCGCAATCTATCCACTGCTGCGGCTTCTTCGAAGGAGGCTGAAGATCAATGCGCATACCTGTTTGTGTGTCGGTAAACAAGTCGTTGAAACGGTTGCAGTTGGTGATGCAGCGCAACTAGCACTGCGTCACGAGGCACTAACGGTTACACACGGCGATTCGCTGCACTGTCGCAGTCAGTATTCCGGAAGCGTTTTGGGCATTGAAGCGGACTCGACTCTGAATGCGATGCACTATCTGTCTTCTGGCGTTGTGAGCTTTGCGCGGGGGCTCAATGATACTCCCAAGATGGCCGCATTACTTCTTGTTACACCCGCGATTGACTCCATCTCTGCCCTTGCACTCGTAGGCACAGCAATCGCCATCGGCGGCTTTCTGAACGGACGCAGAGTGGCGGAGACGATGAGCCATAAAATTACAGCGATGAATCACGGCCAAGGGTTTACGGCAAATCTTTTGACTGGGATAATCGTGATCGGCGCGAGCCGATTCGGAATGCCTGTTTCAACCACGCACGTAAGTTGTGGAACCCTTTTTGGCATCGGTTCCGTAACCGGCAGTGCAAACCGCAAGGTAATACTATCGATTTTTGGCGCGTGGATCATCACTCTTCCCCTGGGTGCCATCCTCGGAAGTTTGACGTGGATACTCTTAGGTTTGGCAAGTTAG
- a CDS encoding VOC family protein — translation MTKPAKSTICLWYDGDAEEAARFYAETFPDSSVGAVHQAPGDFTSGKKGDVLTVEFTVMGIRCLGINGGPMFKHCEAFSFQVATEDQAETDRYWDAIIMGGGEESQCGWCKDRWGVSWQITPIALTEGWTHPDPNVAKRVFDALETMKKIDIAAIEAAVRG, via the coding sequence ATGACGAAACCAGCTAAGAGCACGATTTGCCTTTGGTACGACGGTGACGCCGAGGAGGCGGCGAGATTTTACGCCGAGACCTTTCCTGATTCGTCTGTCGGCGCGGTGCATCAAGCGCCAGGCGATTTTACTTCCGGGAAGAAGGGAGACGTCCTGACCGTCGAGTTCACGGTGATGGGAATTCGCTGCCTCGGCATCAACGGCGGGCCGATGTTCAAGCACTGCGAAGCCTTCTCGTTTCAAGTCGCCACCGAAGACCAAGCGGAAACCGATCGCTACTGGGACGCCATCATCATGGGTGGCGGTGAGGAGAGCCAGTGCGGGTGGTGCAAAGATAGGTGGGGTGTCTCGTGGCAGATAACGCCAATCGCTCTCACAGAAGGCTGGACCCATCCCGATCCAAACGTTGCCAAGCGAGTCTTCGACGCGTTGGAGACCATGAAAAAGATCGACATCGCAGCTATAGAAGCAGCGGTTCGCGGTTGA
- the arsS gene encoding arsenosugar biosynthesis radical SAM (seleno)protein ArsS (Some members of this family are selenoproteins.): MILKTLQRAGNALASPAQQLEVLGDPARIVAGRFQESLDRLGWSDITRTSLKTLQINLGKVCNQTCTHCHVDAGPDRRESMSQETAAQVIDFLSRSQAETLDITGGAPEMNANFRSLVEQATALGKNVIDRCNLTILMANGFTYLPEFLAKHRVNVVASLPCYLEENCDAQRGDGVFVKSIEAIRALNELGYGRPDSGLKLDLVYNPVGIGLPPEQSQLERDYREQLNERYSICFNRLFTITNMPVSRFLHDLLRQEKYEVYMQKLIEAFNPQTIDDLMCRSLVSVDWNGFLYDCDFNQMLDLPLDQHERRLHISELQDSDLVDRKVKTANHCFGCTAGCGSSCTGSLA; encoded by the coding sequence ATGATACTTAAAACACTCCAACGCGCCGGAAACGCGTTGGCTTCGCCCGCCCAGCAATTGGAAGTTCTCGGAGACCCAGCTCGCATTGTGGCCGGCCGCTTTCAAGAAAGCCTCGATAGGCTGGGCTGGAGTGACATAACACGTACCAGCCTTAAGACGCTGCAGATTAATCTGGGGAAAGTTTGCAATCAAACTTGCACCCACTGTCACGTCGACGCAGGTCCGGACCGTCGCGAAAGCATGTCTCAAGAAACCGCTGCGCAGGTGATCGACTTTTTGTCGCGTTCGCAGGCGGAAACGCTGGATATCACCGGCGGTGCACCCGAGATGAATGCCAACTTTCGCTCCTTGGTCGAGCAAGCGACAGCGCTGGGGAAAAATGTCATCGATCGCTGTAATCTCACGATTCTAATGGCCAACGGGTTTACGTATTTACCAGAATTCCTGGCGAAACATCGCGTCAATGTTGTCGCTTCGCTTCCCTGCTATTTGGAAGAAAACTGTGATGCTCAACGCGGAGACGGCGTATTCGTGAAGTCGATTGAAGCGATTCGTGCTCTCAACGAACTTGGGTATGGTCGGCCCGATTCCGGTCTAAAACTCGATTTGGTTTATAACCCAGTTGGTATCGGCCTACCTCCAGAACAGTCGCAACTAGAGCGTGACTACCGCGAGCAGCTGAACGAACGCTACTCGATCTGTTTCAATCGGTTGTTCACGATCACCAATATGCCAGTCAGCCGATTCTTGCACGACCTGCTTAGACAAGAGAAATACGAGGTCTATATGCAGAAGCTGATCGAGGCCTTCAATCCACAGACTATCGACGATCTGATGTGCCGTTCTCTGGTTTCAGTGGATTGGAACGGGTTCCTATACGATTGCGATTTCAATCAGATGCTTGACTTGCCGCTGGACCAACATGAGCGTCGCTTGCATATCTCGGAACTGCAGGATTCTGATCTTGTCGACCGCAAGGTTAAGACGGCAAATCATTGCTTTGGCTGCACCGCCGGATGTGGCTCCAGCTGTACCGGCAGCTTAGCCTAA
- a CDS encoding RNA polymerase sigma factor, giving the protein MLSVIYLIFDEGYSASSCDSLVRSGLSDEAIRLCRLLLELHSDAEVMGLLALMLLRESRRTARTSSDGQIVLLENQDRSLWNRDLIDEGKWLIEQSLELRRFGFYTLQAAISAVHADARASTETDWNQVVALYSVLIQVDPTPVFELNQAVAVAMRDVPDTGIAIIDAILEQGELVGYHLAQSARGELLRRAGRTAEAATAFEQALELTQQEPERRFLAKRLGILRGY; this is encoded by the coding sequence GTGCTTTCGGTGATATATCTTATCTTCGATGAAGGGTATTCGGCGTCCAGCTGTGATTCACTGGTTCGTAGTGGCTTGTCGGATGAAGCGATTCGGTTGTGTCGACTTCTATTGGAGTTGCACAGTGATGCCGAAGTGATGGGGCTACTGGCATTGATGCTGTTGCGCGAGTCGCGACGCACAGCACGAACTTCAAGCGATGGTCAGATCGTTTTACTGGAGAATCAAGATCGCAGTTTGTGGAACCGCGACTTGATCGACGAAGGTAAATGGCTCATTGAGCAATCACTCGAATTGCGGCGGTTCGGATTCTACACATTGCAAGCGGCGATTTCGGCAGTGCACGCTGACGCGCGGGCGTCAACCGAAACCGACTGGAATCAAGTCGTTGCCCTGTATTCGGTTTTGATTCAGGTCGATCCGACTCCCGTGTTTGAGTTGAACCAGGCTGTTGCAGTGGCGATGCGAGACGTTCCCGACACTGGAATCGCAATTATCGACGCAATTCTGGAGCAAGGCGAACTCGTTGGCTACCATCTCGCTCAATCGGCGCGCGGCGAGCTATTGCGTCGAGCCGGTCGAACCGCCGAAGCGGCCACGGCTTTCGAGCAAGCGTTGGAACTTACGCAACAGGAACCGGAACGTCGTTTCCTCGCCAAGCGATTGGGAATTCTGCGTGGATATTGA
- a CDS encoding DUF547 domain-containing protein, which produces MVRTDFFRRMTVGCLVGICGLGMMSLQADAKDIQIGVNVAAAQQLPLNRIDHSAWNGLLNKYVDESGMVHYAAWKQSAEDLQTLDGYLQLLSYSNSQGSREEKLAFWINAYNAVTIKGILNEYPTSSIRNHTAKLFGYNIWKNLKLIVGGKPISLDDMEHQVLRKMGEPRIHFAIVCASIGCPRLLNEAYIAERLDAQLTLNAKAFFADPSKFRFDATRSTFFISPILDWFGEDFGSSPGTQLQKISGWLPDITSQQAASTGRGKMAFMDYDWGLNDRK; this is translated from the coding sequence ATGGTTAGAACGGATTTTTTTCGGCGAATGACAGTCGGCTGTTTAGTTGGAATCTGCGGCTTGGGGATGATGTCGTTGCAAGCCGATGCAAAAGATATCCAAATAGGTGTAAACGTGGCTGCTGCACAGCAGTTGCCCTTGAATCGTATTGACCACTCCGCCTGGAACGGATTGCTGAACAAGTACGTTGACGAGAGCGGGATGGTCCATTATGCAGCCTGGAAGCAGTCCGCCGAGGATCTGCAAACCTTGGACGGGTATCTGCAGTTGCTGTCGTATTCCAATAGTCAGGGGAGCCGCGAAGAAAAGCTTGCGTTTTGGATCAACGCTTACAATGCGGTAACGATCAAAGGCATTTTGAACGAGTATCCAACATCAAGCATTCGAAACCATACCGCAAAGTTGTTTGGATACAACATTTGGAAGAATCTGAAGCTGATCGTGGGCGGCAAGCCAATCTCGCTTGACGACATGGAGCATCAGGTGCTTCGGAAAATGGGCGAGCCTAGGATTCACTTTGCCATAGTCTGTGCGTCCATCGGTTGTCCGCGCCTGCTCAATGAAGCCTACATTGCTGAGCGTCTTGATGCGCAGTTGACGCTGAATGCAAAAGCCTTTTTCGCCGACCCGAGTAAGTTTCGTTTCGACGCAACGCGCAGTACGTTTTTTATCTCTCCCATCCTCGATTGGTTCGGCGAAGACTTCGGCAGCTCTCCTGGAACGCAGCTCCAGAAAATCTCCGGCTGGTTACCAGATATTACATCTCAGCAAGCTGCGTCTACCGGTAGAGGTAAGATGGCGTTCATGGACTATGACTGGGGGTTAAACGATCGCAAATAG
- a CDS encoding sigma factor-like helix-turn-helix DNA-binding protein yields the protein MISTGRFKAIDIIRRRDNAREIAPEVTTRIQEVCGANVQRAETEIEDDQLRLIFTCCHPAIDPKVQVPLTLREVCGLITKEIAKAFPTSPATMAQRIVRGKAKI from the coding sequence TTGATTTCGACGGGACGATTTAAGGCAATCGACATCATTCGCCGTCGTGATAATGCTCGCGAGATTGCTCCCGAAGTCACGACACGCATTCAAGAAGTTTGTGGAGCCAATGTTCAGCGAGCCGAGACTGAAATCGAAGACGATCAGTTACGGTTGATTTTTACCTGCTGTCACCCGGCGATTGATCCGAAAGTGCAGGTACCGCTGACTCTGAGAGAAGTATGCGGGCTGATAACCAAAGAGATTGCGAAGGCGTTTCCGACGTCACCAGCGACTATGGCTCAGCGAATCGTCCGAGGCAAAGCGAAGATTTGA
- a CDS encoding TIGR04283 family arsenosugar biosynthesis glycosyltransferase: MSLAAKEHLLVFARMPEPGNTKTRLIPACGADAAAAISMFLTQKTIRTANRFAASRGCKVTIHFSGGDTRSMREAFGAESDYVVQLGSSLGSRLEHATERSFSTGASRVVVIGTDCLELEEEDLEVAFDALHTNEVVLGPATDGGYYLIGLKHFQPLIFQHIDWGSEFVFAQTKAIAQQCSSSIVELRPLADVDHPEDLLPLRRKDHRDSSGLFNTVPGRLSVIIPTLNEASCLRECMAALGPLDDTLEIIVVDAGSLDETVAIAKECATKTFIGNAGRAVQLNAGAAIASGEHLLFLHADSILPAGYRESIRQCMSGNSIAGAFRLGIASSSPGLRIVEWGTNVRSRVLQLPYGDQGVFMRTSTFFDMGGYRKMPIMEDYELVERLRRRGRIQLLNQTISTSGRRWKKNGIVRTTFLNQLCIAAYKLGVSKNTISKLYNGKRA; this comes from the coding sequence GTGTCGCTGGCTGCCAAGGAGCACTTGCTCGTCTTCGCTCGGATGCCAGAGCCAGGGAACACGAAAACGCGGCTTATTCCAGCCTGTGGTGCAGATGCTGCTGCTGCCATTTCAATGTTTCTTACTCAAAAGACGATCCGGACGGCTAATCGTTTCGCAGCTTCGCGCGGCTGTAAAGTAACAATTCACTTTTCTGGTGGAGATACTCGCTCCATGAGGGAAGCCTTTGGCGCAGAATCCGATTACGTCGTGCAGCTGGGAAGTAGTTTGGGAAGTCGGTTGGAGCATGCGACAGAACGCTCCTTTTCGACAGGCGCGAGCCGCGTCGTCGTAATTGGCACCGACTGCCTGGAACTCGAAGAGGAAGACCTTGAGGTCGCATTTGATGCGTTACATACGAACGAGGTCGTTCTTGGCCCTGCCACCGACGGTGGCTACTACCTTATCGGCTTGAAACACTTCCAGCCACTCATCTTTCAGCATATTGATTGGGGGAGTGAGTTCGTATTCGCACAGACGAAAGCAATCGCCCAGCAATGCTCCAGTTCCATTGTGGAACTCAGGCCTTTGGCTGATGTTGATCACCCCGAAGATCTGCTTCCCTTGCGGCGCAAGGACCATCGAGACTCCAGTGGATTGTTCAACACCGTTCCAGGTCGTCTGTCGGTTATCATTCCAACACTCAATGAAGCTAGTTGTTTACGTGAATGCATGGCGGCACTAGGGCCCCTCGACGATACGCTAGAAATAATTGTGGTAGATGCTGGAAGCCTCGACGAGACCGTTGCAATCGCTAAAGAGTGCGCGACTAAAACCTTTATTGGAAATGCAGGCCGCGCGGTTCAATTGAATGCGGGGGCCGCTATCGCATCAGGCGAGCACTTGCTCTTCTTGCATGCAGATTCAATTCTGCCGGCAGGCTACCGAGAATCGATTCGCCAATGCATGTCGGGCAATAGCATCGCAGGCGCATTTCGACTGGGAATTGCAAGTAGTTCTCCTGGCTTAAGAATTGTCGAGTGGGGAACAAATGTTCGCTCACGGGTGTTGCAGCTTCCCTACGGCGATCAAGGAGTATTCATGCGAACAAGTACATTTTTCGATATGGGCGGATATCGAAAAATGCCCATTATGGAGGACTATGAGCTAGTCGAGCGATTGCGCCGACGTGGCAGGATTCAACTGCTCAATCAGACTATTTCGACATCTGGCCGTCGATGGAAAAAAAATGGAATCGTTCGAACCACTTTTCTAAATCAGTTGTGCATCGCCGCCTACAAACTCGGCGTCTCCAAAAATACGATATCCAAGCTATATAACGGAAAGCGGGCTTGA
- a CDS encoding glycosyltransferase family 2 protein gives MLRQTVVIIPARNEESSIGLVLADLPPVAIVIVVNNGSTDSTRSIAQQAGAFVVDEDMAGYGRACRRGLYALKTFINRSSRENRGAGEPVDSPRLSEPIRYVVFLDADYSDHPELLPELVKPIHQGRADFVLGSRLLGRREPGAMPVQSVLGNKLACFLIRIVWGGRYTDLGPFRAIALERLNILQMKDTNFGWTVEMQIKAVQHRLRTLEIPVPYRRRIGTSKISGTISGTFRAGYKILYTIGKYALLRSPGRLPS, from the coding sequence ATGCTGCGCCAAACCGTCGTGATCATACCGGCTCGTAACGAGGAGTCGTCGATTGGCTTGGTGCTCGCAGACTTACCCCCTGTTGCAATAGTAATTGTCGTAAACAATGGCTCTACCGACTCGACACGGTCCATTGCGCAACAGGCAGGTGCCTTTGTGGTCGATGAGGACATGGCCGGCTATGGTCGTGCCTGTCGTCGCGGCTTGTACGCGCTTAAAACTTTTATCAACCGAAGTAGTCGAGAGAACCGCGGTGCTGGCGAGCCTGTCGATTCTCCACGACTCAGCGAGCCGATTCGATATGTCGTATTCTTGGACGCCGATTACAGTGATCACCCCGAATTGTTGCCCGAACTCGTAAAGCCGATTCATCAGGGGCGAGCTGATTTCGTGCTTGGCTCTCGGCTATTGGGCCGCAGGGAACCGGGAGCAATGCCGGTGCAAAGTGTCCTGGGAAACAAGTTGGCATGCTTCCTAATACGGATTGTCTGGGGAGGGCGTTATACGGATCTCGGCCCTTTTCGAGCGATTGCCCTGGAACGCCTCAACATTCTGCAGATGAAGGACACGAACTTCGGTTGGACCGTAGAAATGCAAATCAAGGCGGTTCAACACCGTCTGCGAACGCTCGAAATCCCTGTGCCGTATCGCCGTCGTATCGGTACAAGTAAGATCAGCGGGACAATCTCTGGAACATTCCGAGCCGGTTACAAAATCCTGTACACAATTGGCAAGTACGCACTGCTGCGTTCTCCAGGCCGTTTGCCGTCGTAA
- a CDS encoding SRPBCC family protein, whose translation MVDIIHRVGVRASASSVYTALSTTDGIAGWWTKETTGDTRIGGTLNVRFLAESGQEIGSMNMEIVELIPDKTVHWRFTSGPDEWIDTDVVFDLAEDGDYTIVLFSHKNWREAIEFTAHCSMKWATFMLSLKDLVETGIGKPSPTDIKIDNWN comes from the coding sequence ATGGTAGACATCATTCACAGAGTCGGAGTTAGAGCGTCGGCGTCCAGCGTGTACACAGCTTTATCGACCACCGATGGTATCGCAGGTTGGTGGACGAAGGAAACGACGGGAGATACTCGCATAGGCGGCACCCTCAATGTTCGCTTCCTCGCCGAGAGCGGGCAGGAGATTGGAAGTATGAACATGGAAATAGTGGAGCTTATTCCGGATAAGACGGTTCACTGGCGATTCACTTCGGGACCGGATGAATGGATAGATACGGATGTTGTTTTCGACTTAGCCGAGGACGGCGATTATACCATCGTCCTTTTCAGTCACAAAAACTGGCGTGAGGCGATTGAATTTACGGCGCACTGCAGCATGAAGTGGGCCACGTTCATGCTGAGCCTGAAAGACCTTGTTGAAACCGGCATCGGAAAGCCTTCGCCGACTGACATCAAGATTGACAATTGGAATTAG
- a CDS encoding ArsR/SmtB family transcription factor has translation MNKTLARQLSNQAPLFAALGDKTRLLLLVKLGGGEPYSVTTLAEKSSLTRQAIRKHLHVLEEVGMVKGVKCGRENLFQFNPKPIRELKLSLEDISRHWDDALTRLKRFAEE, from the coding sequence ATGAATAAAACTCTCGCACGTCAATTGAGCAACCAAGCGCCGCTATTTGCCGCTCTCGGAGACAAAACCCGATTGTTGCTACTAGTAAAACTCGGAGGGGGCGAACCGTACTCCGTTACGACGTTGGCCGAGAAGTCGTCATTGACGCGGCAAGCAATCCGCAAACACCTACACGTTCTGGAAGAAGTCGGGATGGTGAAGGGTGTTAAATGTGGTCGCGAGAATTTGTTTCAATTCAACCCCAAGCCCATACGAGAACTCAAATTGTCCCTCGAAGACATTTCACGCCATTGGGACGACGCATTGACGCGACTGAAGCGGTTTGCCGAGGAGTAA